The following proteins are encoded in a genomic region of Entelurus aequoreus isolate RoL-2023_Sb linkage group LG01, RoL_Eaeq_v1.1, whole genome shotgun sequence:
- the LOC133648550 gene encoding G-protein coupled receptor 22-like — METDSFTSSPGALGVPEEYAGQAWSGDVGQAWRFVPYSLGFQVSITAFLMLELVLGFSSNLTVLVLYCSQSNLVDSVSNMVTVSLHVLDVAVCVLCLPLTLAVVLLPPGPDLALLCCFHEACVTFASIATAVNILVISLDRYDISVRPANRLLTTRRAALLLAAVWLTSVAVFFIPFLQEQLSRGEETGKRSLETPLSLSSTVVPAWRNRTLLCLGGQGSHLTPGTYYHLILQVPIFFTTVTVMLFTYSRILRALNIRIGTHMKKTQRFIGPSCTGLHRKPKRKKTKLQMLQSAEPEGERCTADGTKQLSHPPLIPSSSPTPTATSPPALSSSAALVTSVTGAAPMPATMGVQASVSAIIALRRAVRRHRDRRERQRRVFRMSLVIITTFLGCWAPLSVVNMLILAVGPSDALVSLRLWFLALAYGTTVSHPLLYAFTRQKLRRALRAKVKKRVVSLLQVDPSPGGTVIHNSWVENRKSSRKVRLEASEGSERCLAEAV, encoded by the coding sequence ATGGAGACGGACAGCTTCACCTCCAGCCCGGGCGCACTGGGAGTCCCCGAGGAGTACGCGGGCCAGGCTTGGTCCGGCGATGTCGGTCAGGCGTGGCGGTTCGTGCCGTACTCGCTGGGCTTCCAGGTGTCCATTACCGCCTTCCTCATGCTGGAGctggtgttgggtttcagcagcaacCTGACGGTGCTGGTGCTCTACTGCTCCCAGTCCAACTTGGTGGACTCGGTCAGCAACATGGTGACGGTCAGTCTGCACGTGCTGGACGTGGCGGTGTGCGTGCTGTGTTTGCCCCTCACGCTGGCGGTGGTGCTGCTGCCCCCGGGGCCCGACCTGGCTCTGCTGTGCTGCTTCCACGAGGCCTGCGTCACCTTTGCCAGCATCGCCACGGCCGTCAACATCCTGGTCATCAGCCTGGACCGCTACGACATCTCGGTGCGGCCGGCCAACAGGCTGCTGACCACGCGCAGGGCGGCGCTGCTCCTGGCGGCCGTGTGGCTCACATCCGTGGCCGTGTTCTTTATCCCCTTCCTGCAGGAACAATTGTCTCGTGGCGAAGAAACCGGAAAGAGATCCCTGGAGACTCCTTTGTCTCTGTCCTCCACTGTGGTTCCGGCATGGCGCAACCGGACACTCTTGTGCTTAGGCGGGCAAGGCAGCCATTTAACCCCGGGTACATATTACCACCTCATCCTCCAGGTTCCCATATTCTTCACCACCGTCACGGTGATGTTGTTCACCTACTCAAGGATCCTGAGGGCTTTGAACATCCGCATCGGCACCCACATGAAGAAGACCCAGAGGTTCATCGGCCCGTCCTGCACGGGCCTCCACAGGAAACCAAAAAGAAAGAAGACCAAACTCCAAATGCTGCAAAGTGCGGAGCCAGAAGGGGAGCGATGCACTGCAGATGGCACCAAACAACTGAGTCACCCTCCTCTGATACCTTCTTCATCGCCCACTCCCACGGCGACATCCCCCCCTGCGCTCTCTTCTTCCGCCGCGCTGGTGACATCAGTCACAGGCGCCGCCCCAATGCCAGCCACCATGGGTGTCCAGGCCTCCGTGTCGGCTATTATCGCCCTTCGTCGAGCAGTGCGGCGTCACCGGGATCGACGAGAGCGCCAGCGCCGTGTCTTCAGGATGTCCCTCGTCATCATCACCACCTTCCTGGGCTGCTGGGCTCCTTTGTCCGTGGTCAACATGCTCATCCTGGCCGTAGGCCCGAGCGACGCCCTGGTCAGCCTCCGCCTCTGGTTCCTAGCTCTGGCTTACGGCACCACCGTGTCCCACCCGCTTCTCTACGCTTTCACGCGGCAAAAGTTGCGGCGCGCCCTGCGTGCAAAGGTGAAGAAGAGGGTGGTGTCTCTGCTTCAGGTGGACCCGTCGCCGGGGGGCACCGTCATACACAATTCTTGGGTGGAAAACAGAAAAAGCAGTCGTAAGGTGCGGCTGGAAGCGAGCGAGGGTTCTGAGCGCTGCCTGGCAGAGGCCGTGTGA